Proteins encoded in a region of the Uloborus diversus isolate 005 chromosome 1, Udiv.v.3.1, whole genome shotgun sequence genome:
- the LOC129216501 gene encoding run domain Beclin-1-interacting and cysteine-rich domain-containing protein-like, which translates to MNDIDSRRSSTSTVRERNASLDSAYSQISIIDVKELEDIEQNEASYSGDNLCDFKELRSRSRSDAWETVPSDSFESPEMFSLPSSFSETKGIKRKSIFEGHQITVPTECFFPRPQQGQSITSFLSSNDFNISAELDRENAHFCISEALISAIEHMKWVCTLKLREAVESSEDELESQQKHTQRKFSQRIRIRRKEVRKQKTQKNVALLSDGKTDTATSQSASPPVSSHSSEFEADSIGSEEEVDDLELSAEHTESNLSSIKENGLSLSMASLYSDADIHRIPFPAKDVENKKFLDSESNNLSAESVALSLIRRFSEKHLPKASELQWLVSEQEAPQRLLPLPDSWPVSPDAIEEEYFLEKTRLRGNLDWAPPRPQIIFIIHPTLKRRTIIERQKYRCAGCGLKIEKNLMDRIRYCDYFGKYFCQCCHSNNLAYIPGRILWKWDFTKYYVSKFAWKLLDQMYSDPLFNIQDLNCNLYQKVKQLERCRVYRTQLFYLKDFIKTCRKAEFVQAVLEQQQHHMIFEPHQYSLGELVQVKSGELLKYLSQLINQCLSHVRQCILCQAKGFICEICRKDKDIIFPFQLDRVVACQKCGTCLHKKCFKNVNCPKCERIEARRKRLAEIKSDEEL; encoded by the exons ATGAATGATATTGATTCTCGACGTAGCAGTACTTCAACAGTACGCGAAAGAAATGCAAGTCTTGATTCTGCTTACAGCCAAATATCTATTATCGATGTTAAAGAACTTGAAGACATTGAACAGAATGAGGCTAGCTACTCTGGGGATAACTTATGTGATTTCAAAGAGCTGCGTTCCAGATCAAGATCTGATGCTTGGGAAACAGTTCCATCTGACTCGTTTGAAAGTCCCGAAATGTTTTCCTTGCCAAGTTCTTTCTCTGAAACTAAAGGAATTAAacgaaaaagtatttttgaag GACACCAGATAACAGTGCCGACTGAATGCTTCTTCCCTAGACCACAACAAGGACAAAGTATTACTAGTTTTTTGTCTTCAAATGATTTTAATATTTCTGCTGAACTTGACAGG gAGAATGCCCATTTCTGTATATCTGAAGCATTAATATCTGCTATTGAACATATGAAATGGGTTTGTACTTTAAAATTAAGAGAAGCTGTAGAATCTAGTGAAGATGAACTTGAATCTCAGCAGAAGCATACTCAAAGAAAATTCTCACAGAGAATCAGGATTCGCCGAAAGGAGGTTCGAAAACAG AAAACACAGAAAAATGTGGCCCTCTTGAGTGATGGCAAAACTGATA CTGCAACTAGTCAAAGTGCTTCTCCTCCTGTGTCTTCTCATTCATCAGAATTTGAAG ccgATAGCATTGGTAGTGAAGAAGAAGTAGATGATTTAGAGCTttcag CTGAACATACTGAATCCAACTTGAGTTCAATAAAAGAAAATGGTTTATCTCTATCTATGGCATCTTTATATTCtg ATGCAGACATTCACAGAATACCATTTCCTGCCAAagatgttgaaaataaaaa atttttagaCTCAGAGTCAAATAATCTATCAGCTGAATCTGTTGCTTTGTCTTTAATAAGAAgattttctgaaaaacatttgCCAAAAGCATCAGAATTACAATGGTTGGTTTCTGAGCAAGAGGCACCACAAAGG ttGCTGCCACTTCCTGATTCATGGCCTGTATCTCCTGATGCTATTGAAGAAGAATACTTTTTAGAAAAA ACTCGTTTAAGAGGCAATTTGGATTGGGCACCTCCCAGACCACAAATTATATTCATCATCCATCCTACTTTAAA AAGAAGAACAATAATAGAAAGGCAAAAATATCGATGTGCTGGCTGTGGACTGAAGATTGAAAAAA attTAATGGACAGAATTCGCTATTGTGATTATTTTGGAAAGTATTTCTGTCAGTGTTGCCATAGTAATAATCTAGCTTACATACCTGGACGTATACTTTGGAAATGGGACTTCACAAAatattatgtttcaaaatttgcTTGGAAACTTTTAGATCAGATGTATTCTGATCCCTTGTTTAATATTCAAGACCTCAACTGTAATTTGTATCAGAAAGTTAAGCAACTAGAGAGATGTCGAGTGTATAGgacacaattattttatttaaaggacTTCATTAAAACATGCCGGAAAGCTGAGTT TGTTCAAGCAGTATTGGAGCAACAACAGCATCATATGATCTTTGAACCTCATCAGTACTCATTAGGTGAACTTGTTCAG GTGAAAAGTGGTGAATTATTAAAGTATTTGAGCCAATTGATCAATCAGTGCCTGAGTCATGTAAGGCAATGCATCCTATGTCAAGCAAAAGGTTTCATTTGTGAGATCTGTAGAAAAGATAAAGATATTATTTTCCCATTTCAACTGGATAGAGTTGTGGCTTGTCAAA AATGTGGTACATgcttgcataaaaaatgttttaagaatgtTAATTGCCCGAAGTGTGAGCGTATTGAAGCAAG GAGAAAGCGCCTTGCTGAAATTAAAAGTGATGAAGAGctttaa